CATACTCTCTGGATTGATGGTATGTCAATCAGGACTGTACTGAGATGAGTTTCAGTATTTCAGTATGGCTGTTTTAGCCATTTCCTCATGATATGCAATCAAAACTGTTTAATCtccaaatacaaacacattttgtaaattactttttaaaaatctgagcCCTCTGCACAACTTATCCTGAAATATCTTATTCCTAAAGTGGAGGTGTATAAATAAAACTATTCTCTGAACTCTTCAGTGAGGGCCACACTGAGATGCCTCACTGGGAATAAACCCTGTAGCTCTtattctgacccccccccccccagctaccGTAGGATCAGCACACAGCTGATGCTTGAGGCTTCTGTTTGGAGACATTTCTCACCCACGCTGGAAGCTCTCGTCTGATTTTGGACACGGTCCTGAATGTCTGCTCATCCTCGTTGTCGATAAACTGTATCGCTGACCTCAGGCGCTCCTCCTTGGCCTCCCGAGCATGCTTCCATCCTGTGTAGATCATCATCCCGAACACCAGCAGGCTGGTGCTGACCCGGTAGTAACCGGCCAGATAGACGGGCAGCAGGGCTCCCAGACATTTCCCGAACGTCCAGAGAACCGCAACGGCGCTGATCCCTTTGGGTTTGTGCGCATCGCCCGCAGCGGCGCTGTGCGCCTTCTGCTCCGCGTCGCCTGCGCTCGGACCCTCAGCGGCCTTCGGCTCACTCAGTTCGGGCTTTTCGCTCTCCATTGTAATAAAGTTACCTCTtgactaaacaaaaacaaacaaacaaacaaacaaacaaacaaaaaacgtgACGTCTGAATACTAAACCGAGCTGTTTAAATACGACCGATCGATTACTTTAGAGTTTCATTTCAGCCAGCTGGTGACGATCCGAACAGACGCAGCTCTTTCCTCTCGATACCAGATCCTCTTCACTGCGGGTCCATCGCTCTTTTGTGACGTTTAAACGCTTTTATTTCAGTTCAGTCGGAGCACTTTTGTGGAACGAGGTCCTCGACAGGCGTCTGACAACAAATTCCGCTTCTCGAGTCCCGTTATCCGGATGAAAACACGCCCACCGATCGGagcaagaagagaaaaaaaatcctctgcgtctgcagctgcagcaggactgCCGTCAGATGTTACTACTGCAGCGTTATCGAAAATTCACACTGAGCTCATTGTATTAAACTGTCCCTTTATATTAAAACTTTAGTTATCCCGATTGATGACGAATGTCAAACGTTTTTAAGTGGGAAAATCGCGCCGGATCTGCTTTTCTGTTCCGCTTTCATCACCTGTGGTCCAGCCTTCCTGCAGCTCCAGTTTGTTTTAAAACAGCAAACTGGGCAATCTCCTTAAGCCCTAAAGCCAGAGGGAACACACCAGCCCTCCATTGGAACAGAGACACCCAGCAGTGTTTAGACAGACACACGGATGTGATACTGATGGAGGTGAGTTCTAGTCATGTTTACAGAAAGCAACTCCACCCAAACAACATAAGCATTTACCATGTGGCATATCTGGTTCTGCTTCTGGGTGAAATATGAATGCAGGAGAAGAGAGATGTAAAGAAAGTGACAAGAACACCccacttaatatttacatatttatttgaaaaggtACCGAGTACCAAGATCAGTTCACACCTGAGCaatccacaaaaataaaactacaaactTCCTCCAGTCTTCATTTCCCCACAATAACAGCACATCAGTCCCGCATTAACAGTTCATTTGCTGTGGGTATAATTATATGctgcctgtatttttttttgggttcctataatttgaaaacatttgataAGTAAATACGTATGCCAGGAGGATTGTGTTTGACGTGTGGTCACAGGAGACAGTGAGGGAAGCTTCATTGAGTCTTTATTCTGTCCTCCTGTGGAGAAGCTCATCATTACAGTGAGTCCTCACTGATGGAGGTACAGGAAGTTGATGATCAGTCATTATTACGCTAGCATAACCCAACAGACATACATGTTCAGATTCTCACGACGCTCCAGTCTGAATTGCAATTGCAAAGTCCTGCACTTCTTTATTTAGTGAGGCAGAGTGGTGATCCTCATGCTTTGACTCGCGATGGGGTACGTCACCATTGGGGTGGTGGCGTGACTCATGGTGATACCAGGCAGAGGCTGCGTCATGGACACTGCCACTGGTGtcacagatacagacacaggTGCCATAGAAACAGGTGGCGCCATCCCCTGGGCAATGGTCTGCGCGAGGGCAGCTGAAAGAGGGGTGATCTCAGGGTTCAGGTGGGGTGGAGGAGCTGTGGGTGGGGCAGCATTAGTTGGGGGTGCAGCTGGGGCGCCGGTAGGAGCGACCAAGTCTTGCTGGGTGACAGGGCGAGGCTGCAGTCCAGCGCTGCTCAGGGTCGTGTGAGTCTGGGCGATACCGTGATTGTAGGAACTCACTGCACCCACAGGGGGCGCCAGACTCTGCTCGGTGGGAGTCGGGGTGGAGGAGAGCGTCATCACCTTGGCTTGGCTTCGAAACTGGGCGTTCTGTTCCAGAAGAACTTCATTTGTGGCAATGAGATTTGAAACCTGAAAACCAAAAGAATGAGAAAAGTATGTGAAGAATTTGATCATTTATGAAAACACAGTTTGAGAATACtttataaaacacaaattatcTACTTTAGCAAGAATTTAACGTTTGTAGCGGCCTCTTGCTGTTACAAATTCCACAAATATGTGTGGAATGAACAAGCAAACTGTTCAGAGTGACCATTTTATGATGTGAGAAAACGCTTCGACCTCTTTAAATGTCCTTGAATAGATTGATTGGGGTTACAGTCAGATGACTCAGAGCTGGTCAGTCGTGTGCTTTtggatttaaaatgtgtttaatatgTCTGTTTTTCAGGTGGTGTGGCAGAATTTAAAACGTGCCACTGTGTAACATGACAACTTCATGTAAAGCATTCACTTTCAGTGTGGGAGGACTATAAATTCATCTGACAATAGTACCACAGTGTATACACTTGACTGTGGTACCATCTGTATTTCTTGTGAAGTCTGAACTGAATAACACACAGGTTGCTCCCCAGTAAACTATCAAGTGTGGTTGTTTGTAATCTTGTAATCTATTGTAATCTGTTTCCCCTGGTAGACagattatttcaaaatatataaataaattcgactgatttaaaataaatcttttaaaaagGATAAACCAATTCTTTATCATTGATGTAAAGATTCAAATAACtgttttttcatcttcattCCAACCTGCTTCTTCAGCTCTTCCACTCTTTTCCTCAGCAGGGAGTTTTCTTCCTCCAGGAACCGGTACTCCAGAGGCCGTGGCGGTAATGTGGCTTGGACTCCCAGCTCATAAAGCCCACCTCCAGTCCCATCTGCCAAGCGCAGCCCCTCCAACCGTCGTCTCTTCAACTGTAGAGCAGCATGGTCCATGGAGGCCTCCAGGGAGCTGGCGTCAAACAGCCCACTTTCAAGCAGAGGGTCATATACCGAGCATGAGCTCCTGTCAAAACGCCGTTGGCCGGCAGAGTTTATGGAAAGACATCCGCTAATCCCGCCTCCACCTACTCCCCCAACTCCTGACATAGTTGGGTCTCTGCACCCACCAAGGCTGGGGCAACCCATCCCCATCATATTatttccacctccacctcccacAAGTCCTTGAATTCCTCCGCAGTTACCGCCGCCTCCACCACCTGTGACTCCTCCAGCAGTCACCATCACACTAGAACCTGGGCCCACAACACCACCCACTCCCACCCTGGAAGGATCATATTCATAGTCTTTTTTAACATGACGAAATTTACACTTATTGCCTCTCTGGCACTCTCCCTTCAGGAAGTCTCTGCAGATGGGGACCTCCCCACGACTATGGGGCAGATCCATGGGGGACAGGCCCATTCGTGCTGCAACTTTTCCTCTCAGTCTGAGGGGTAGCTCTCCTGTTTTCTTGTAGTAGTCCTCATCTTCTTTAGTGCCGTGAACGAAGCGGCAGTTGGAGCGCATACACTCCTTATTTTGATGGTCATGACAGAAGATGAATTCATTCTTTTGCACGCCCAAGTCTGGCACCTCATTAAAGTATGGGTGTCTAAAGCGGCAGCGCTTCCCTCTCTTGCAGACATTGCGTATGAAGTCCCTGCAGACGCCGTCCAATCCTAGTCCTGCACCTTGTCCACCGCTTCCTCCATTTCCACAACTATTACCATTCCCAAgtgcccctccaccccccatgCTCCCCGATCCACAGACGTTGCCACCGACACTTCCTCCTGGACCTCCTCTGCCCTCTGCCGAGCCCCCTCCCAAACCAGACCCAGGTCCTCCTTCCTCACCAAGACTAGCAGCACTCCCACCACCACCTGCCAGGTAGGAATTGTCCCGGTCAGGCATGGCGCTCGGCCCAGCGCGAAGAGAAGGAGGCACTCATGTGTGTGAGGAGGGCTGACGTGCCTTAACAAACATTCACATATTCAGGTGGAGTCAGGAACAGCTGAATGGAGTAGTGGAATCTGCTGCTCACAGATCTGcaggataaaaacacaaaaccaactTGACAATTGCTTTAAAAAGTAAGATTGTACGAGCATATGATACTGGTAGGAAATACATGGTTTAAAGGGGTAAAACGAGGGCAGAAAACACGTGACAACACACCgagaataattattaatatcagTGCTGGTGTTCACATCGGTCAGCACATTAGTTAAATGAATACGGCTCATACCAAGCGAGGCTGACCTTGTTGAAACGATCAGCTCCTGTAAATAAAGTACTATGATTCTACTACACAAAACGAATGTACAAAGTGAATTACTACCTCTAGTCAAGCGCATTTGTTGAGCTAGCGAGCACTGTCCAGCTAGCTGGCTAATGCTAATATTGTCTTACCTCCAACCACCAGCAAACTGACAGCAGAATCCAAACAACACACGATTTAGTTCCAGACAAAAACACCTTGATAAGATTCAAACGAACCTACAAAGTTATCTCAGCTAACAACGGCGACCAGGCGTGATATTTTCAGCGTGTCCTCAAGGCCTCTGTTGTTTACCACATTTCTGATGCATCTTGTCGTTACCAACGAAGAAGACAACGGACTTCCTCTTTGTTTCCATGTAGCGCTTTTCTGCCATCTAGTGGCGATTATCAGGAACTACACTCGGCGTGGTTGCTCTTTAAATGCAATTATTTAAGAGCTTGTCTGATATTTCCACTCAACACAGCGGCAGTTTAATAAAGCTTAACAAAGTCAAGCAATATCTGACACCAGGTTACATTAAATGTGCTGGATTTTCACTTGTCATTTAGATCGActgacttaataataataataataataataataataataataataataataataataataataataattattattattattattattattattattattattattattattattattattattattattattataaacttGACAGTTTAGAAACACATTTCTTAGTGTTTTGACTTTACTTTTGACGTAAAATGCGTTGCGTTCCTCAAAACGATGAGCTCCACATCGCCAGGAAGCAGTTCAGGTGGCTTCCACGTTAAATAACTGGGGTCTGAGTGCCTTATCTGCGCCTCCAGCATGGCAGAGCTCGGTCTGTTCGGCTGCATTCAAACCTGcgcgctgctgcagctcctcttaTCGGAGCCCCGGACCGCCGCCTTAGAGATGAGCGGGAATTACTATGACAGTCTGAACGCCGAGCCGACGGCGACTGACCGCCAGATAAGGAGGAATTTCCGCCAACTGGCTGTAAACTACCACCCTGATAAGAACAAGAGCGGCAATGCCGAAAAGGTTTTCAGGGAGATTGTCGAaggtaaataaaattatttacagagGTCAACTGAAATTGATCAATTAGAACATAATGCATGAGGTTTATTGTTTCTATTTTgctctgtgtttatttgtttgtctgaaagATTAATCAAGAAGTTATTGACAGGTTTTGCAAAGGCATGGTTTTTGAGCCAAATAAGGGTTGTTGATTCATTGTTGATGTACTTTTTTCTGTGTAAACTCTCACTTTTTCACTTTAACATTCTTgaattcaggttttttttgggggaaaaaaaagccaacatcatgaaaaataaaaatatagaaaacgTTGAAGTAAACACACCCAGGCATGGATgtcatttgatgttttgtgGCACATAATCTGGATTGGGGATAGTAACACCTACATTGGGGGGGAGGCAGTCGGTGAAAGAGTGTGTGCTGTCACAGCACTGCTGTATCTGGGGCGTGATGATGCAATTCGTGACCCTTTCATGGTGATAGAAATGTAGGACTGTGAGGACTGTTAGAGGATTGGGTTTGGAttgtttgaaaataatttagtgGTTTTCCAGGTTTTAGTGACGTGGGGTTGGTTGAGGGTTGCC
This sequence is a window from Antennarius striatus isolate MH-2024 chromosome 5, ASM4005453v1, whole genome shotgun sequence. Protein-coding genes within it:
- the zc3h10 gene encoding zinc finger CCCH domain-containing protein 10, which encodes MPDRDNSYLAGGGGSAASLGEEGGPGSGLGGGSAEGRGGPGGSVGGNVCGSGSMGGGGALGNGNSCGNGGSGGQGAGLGLDGVCRDFIRNVCKRGKRCRFRHPYFNEVPDLGVQKNEFIFCHDHQNKECMRSNCRFVHGTKEDEDYYKKTGELPLRLRGKVAARMGLSPMDLPHSRGEVPICRDFLKGECQRGNKCKFRHVKKDYEYDPSRVGVGGVVGPGSSVMVTAGGVTGGGGGGNCGGIQGLVGGGGGNNMMGMGCPSLGGCRDPTMSGVGGVGGGGISGCLSINSAGQRRFDRSSCSVYDPLLESGLFDASSLEASMDHAALQLKRRRLEGLRLADGTGGGLYELGVQATLPPRPLEYRFLEEENSLLRKRVEELKKQVSNLIATNEVLLEQNAQFRSQAKVMTLSSTPTPTEQSLAPPVGAVSSYNHGIAQTHTTLSSAGLQPRPVTQQDLVAPTGAPAAPPTNAAPPTAPPPHLNPEITPLSAALAQTIAQGMAPPVSMAPVSVSVTPVAVSMTQPLPGITMSHATTPMVTYPIASQSMRITTLPH